TCCAGGTGGTTCAGGGCGCGCGGGACGCCCACGTCGAAGCGCACGCCCCGGTACGTCCCGGCCGGCACGTCAGCTTTGAGGACCGGGACGTTCTGGGTGGGGTTCGTGCCGCCCAGTTGCAGCAGGGTGAGGCCGGGCACAGGCAGTTCGGTGCCGTCGTCTCTGACGAGGGCAACGTTGCTGATGTACAGCTGCCAGAGGGTGGTGGTGATGACCTGTCCGGCCTGGGTGGTGAGCTGGCCGGTGAAGGGCCGGTCGCCGTTCAGGACGTTCAGGTTCAGGGCGAAGGGCGCGGCGAGGGTGGTGCCGGTCAGGGCAGCGGTCAGGGCCGTCAGTCGGATCAGGGTGCGCATGGTGAACTCCTTGGGGGACCTGCAGGGCAGGCCGGAAGAGACGAGATGAGGGTGACGTCGGGATGAGCGGGAGAGGAGCCGGATCACGGGCGCGGGGAGGTGATCTCGCGCATGGGCAGCGCCGACAGGGGCTGTCCCGGGATATGGATGACCAGCGGGCATGGATGCGTGGCGGAGCAGGAGACGCTCAGGGGGCGTCCAGCGCTCTGCCGGGCAACCAGGGCCGACAGGGGGACGGGCAGCGCGGCCAGCAGCCCGAAGCCCAGCAGCCACACCTGCACGGCGCGGGTATTCCGGTGCTGGGCGGTCACGACAGGACCGCCTTCACGGCAGGCAGGCGGCGCAGCAGCAGGTCCAGCAGCAGCACCGCGACGAGACTCACCCCGACCAGGGGGAACGCGATGCCCAGCGCGGCCATGATCGCCACGCCACCTTTCCAGATCACCGGGTTGGGCATGGGCGGCGCGTGCAGGCGGCGGGCCGCGGCGGGTCGGCGCAGCCACCACATCACGACGCCACTCACGCACAGGAACGCGATCACCGCGCAGGACAGCAGGGCCAGGGCGTAGTTCAGCGGGCCGTGCCGGCCTTGGTGCAGGGCGATACCGGCGGCCATGCCCTTGGCGCCCAGGCTGTACTCATTCCAGCCGACGCGGGCAAGTTCCCGGCCGCTGTATTGGTCGAGGTGCAGGGTCAGGTCGCGGCGCGCGTCGGTCAGGTCGCCGCTCATGGTGCTGGCACTGATCGTGTACACGCCGTCCCGGCTGCCGGGCAGTGCGATCCAGTAGCTGGGGAGTTGCGCGGCCGCGTAGCGGTTCACGGCGTCCAGGGTGACGGGTCCGGTCACGCCGGGGGTGCCTGCACCGGAACCGGAGGTGGGGAGTGGGGTCTGCTCGAGGTTCCATGGCACGGCCTTTTCCCCTTCGCGGTTCAGGGTGGCGGTGGGCAGCGTGCTCTTGGGGGCGCCGTAGACCAGAGCGGGGAAGGTGTTCCAGGCCTGCACGATCTTCCCGCCCCACACGCCGGTCCAGGCCATGCCAGTCAGCAGGAAGAACACCAGAATGCCCGCCACCCAGAAGCCCAGGGTGGCATGCAGGTGCTTCCAGCCGGCCCGGCCGGGGGCGCGCTGCGGGATGAAGGCGGCGCGCCAGGCACGGCGGCCTTTCACGGGCCGGGGCCACCACAGGAAGAGGCCCGTGGCAGTCAGGACGAGTGCCCAGCCGCTGGCGAGTTCCAGGATGCGGTCTCCGGTGTCACCGAGCAGGAGGGTGCCGTGGATCTTCTCGGCGACCGTGTTGACCCGGCTGGCCTGATCGACCTGTCCGAGGACCTGCGCGGTGTACGGGTTGACGTACACGGTCAGGTCACGGCCCTGGGTGGTGACGGCGACCTGGGTGCTCTGGGTGGGGGATGCGGGGGGCCGGACGCGGGTGACCTCTCCGGCCGGGTAGAGCGGCCGCACGGCATCTATCTGCCGGTCGAGGGAGAGGGCGGTCTGGCCGGGCGTGACGGTGAGGAAGGCGCGGTACTGCAGGCGCTCGATCTGCGGGGCGAACAGCATGACCAGGCCGGTCAGGGCGAGGAGGAGCAGGAAGGGCGTGACGAACACGCCAGCGTAGAAGTGCCAGCGCCACGCGGCGCGGTAGAGCGCCATGGGCCGGGACGGAGACGGCGAGGGCATCGTCGTCAAGAGGGAACCTCCAGAAGTCAGAACGTGAGGGAAGAGACGTGTGCTGTTCTGGAGGTGGGGGGCGCGCGGGGGTCCGCGTGCCGGACAATGGCAAGCGCCAACGTCAGGGGGACGTTGGTCGGTGTAGGTCCAGCTGGGCTGTTATCGGCACGCGCGGTGACAGTTTCGGCTTCAAGGGCAAAAGCGGCCGTGAAACAGAAGGGGCAGTGCGCGTCCGAGTGGTGGTGGTCGTGAGCTGGGGGCGCGTTGGGTGCGGCGTCCGTCAGACTCGGCCCGGTACCATGACCGGCATGAGGGGCCGGGCTGGAGGCATCTGGCATGTCACTCATGCCGTCGGGCATGACGGGGGCGTGAGCGGCCGCGTGCCTCTCTGTCAACGTGGCATGTGACGGCGCGGTCGTGGACGCCAGGGTGGTGAGGGAGAGGC
This is a stretch of genomic DNA from Deinococcus grandis. It encodes these proteins:
- a CDS encoding PepSY-associated TM helix domain-containing protein, with the translated sequence MPSPSPSRPMALYRAAWRWHFYAGVFVTPFLLLLALTGLVMLFAPQIERLQYRAFLTVTPGQTALSLDRQIDAVRPLYPAGEVTRVRPPASPTQSTQVAVTTQGRDLTVYVNPYTAQVLGQVDQASRVNTVAEKIHGTLLLGDTGDRILELASGWALVLTATGLFLWWPRPVKGRRAWRAAFIPQRAPGRAGWKHLHATLGFWVAGILVFFLLTGMAWTGVWGGKIVQAWNTFPALVYGAPKSTLPTATLNREGEKAVPWNLEQTPLPTSGSGAGTPGVTGPVTLDAVNRYAAAQLPSYWIALPGSRDGVYTISASTMSGDLTDARRDLTLHLDQYSGRELARVGWNEYSLGAKGMAAGIALHQGRHGPLNYALALLSCAVIAFLCVSGVVMWWLRRPAAARRLHAPPMPNPVIWKGGVAIMAALGIAFPLVGVSLVAVLLLDLLLRRLPAVKAVLS